The sequence TTCTTCATCTTCGGATGCTTCAAGTAATAATAACCATCGCACAAGTTGATCTTCCCGTGGATCTACCTCTCTGTTACGCCATTTAATGAGATCAAGATAGACATCATGTAAAGCCTCCAGAATGGATTTCTGGAGGCTTTATATAAATGCTCTTTATTTAACAGCTTCTTTAAACTCTTTTCCTGCTTTGAAACCTGGAACCTTTGTTGCTGCGATTGTCATTTCTTCTCCAGTTTGAGGATTACGTCCTGTACGCTGTGAACGTTCACGTACTTCGAATGTTCCCAGTCCTACTAGTTGAACTTTTTCGCCTTTTGCAAGCGTTGTAGAAATCGTTTCAAATAACGCGTCTACAGCTTTTTTTGCATCTTGTTTTGTTAACTCTGACTTTGAAGCAACTGCCTCAATGAATTCAGCTTTTTTCATATGTAACTACCTCATCTCTTTTTATAGGGTATGTCGATTAAGAATATATCATATATTTTGAGAAAAGGTCAAACGTATGTTCTTTTTAGATGGAAGTATAGGCAAATACATAACAATAAAAAAAGAAGAAATGGAAACCCATTTCTTCCTTACATACACGTTTAGCTAGAACGATTACATTATCGGATGTTACTACCACCAAGTTGTTGTTCCGCCATTTGTACAAGACGTTTTGTAATCTCGCCACCTACTGATCCGTTTGCACGTGCAGTTGTATCAGGACCAAGGTTTACTCCAAATTCACTAGCGATTTCATATTTCATTTGGTCGATTGCTTGTTGAGCACCATATACCAATAGTTCATTTGTGTTGTTATTTTTATTGTTTGCCATTTTATACAACTCCTTTACAGTTTGTATCGTTAAGATGTGTAAAAAAAGAATGATTTATTCATAAGGTAAGAAATTATTTTTAAAAAGTCGTGAAGTTGACCAATTTGTAATAAAAAGAGGGAAAGAACTAAAAGAGGCTGTAAAATAGAAAGTAAAAAAGATGTTTTAGAGTATATATAGGTGGTAAACAAATAGTACAGAGTCAATGTAAGAATTTTATAGGCTACTGTAAAAGGTTAAATACTTAACTTGATGAAGGGACTGGTTCGGTTTTGAAAGACGTAACGGCGACTTCAACAAATGTATTACCCGAATTGAAAAGTAGGTATTGTGATTTAACGAACGGTACTCTCGTTATGAATCGATATACGTAACGAAAGGGCCTCACAAGGGCAAATGAACATGATAATTATTTTGTTGTAAGAGAGGAGAGCCTGCATCATTTTTTGATGCGGGCTCTTTTTAAGTTGAAGCTATAAAATAAGGTACATAAGGTATTAAATCTAAATATTGTTGATAGATGTAAGGTTTTGTAGATAATTAAGTTGCTCCCACATATTGAATATTTATCCTACATCAAGTACAATAAGTTGAATATAAGTTCAACTTAAAAAATGAGGTGTTTAAGAATGAAAATTTCACGTTTTAATAAAGATTGCGGGAACTCTGTTGATATGAACATTATGGATGGGTATCTATTTGATTTCCCAACGAATGTAGTTGAACTTCAAAAAGAAGCTGCAGATTCTTTTTTTACAGATGCTGTTACGGCTCCAGAAGAATTTAAGAAGCGTATTTTACTTTCTACAACCATTAAGGGTGAAGAGAAAGAGCGTTATTTCTTAGTAGGTGACATTGCCGCAAGTCAATTGCTTGCTAACAATCACATTAATAAATTACATAATAAAATTACAAGTCATATTCCATACATCACCTTTTTAGCTGCAATTGCGTACTACCATGCTTTACATGCGAAAGATAAAAAGGACAACACAATTGAAATTGACTATTTTTCTACGATGTTACCAATCTGGCTCCTTAAGAAAGAGAGCACATTTGGGGCGGCTCAAAAAGCTATGGCTAATCGCTTCTTAGGCGACCATACGTTTACCGTGCACACGCCTGGTTTTGAAAATACGTTAAAGGTAGTAGTAGAAGAAAGTGCGTGCTTGAAAGAGGGAGAAAGCGCACGTTTTGCGTTAAAAAAAGACTTAACCCTTGAAAATCGTGAAGATGCAAATGAGTATGCAGAATGTGAAACAGTGATGGTAGACATTGGTGGCGGATCTATTGATGTCGTTATTCTACCGGAAGGGCTGAAAGCTGCGAATAGCCGTGAATCGTTCCAGAGCATTGAAGGCATTCCGTATTTAGCCCATATTGATAAATTGCGCAAAGAGAAGTTCTTAGAATTATTTACAGACTTACGTGCCTTTGATCAATTTATTCTTGATAACTACAGCAAGCAAAAGTTTGTATTGAAAAACGAGAATACAGGTGAATCTATTGATTTAACAAGCATAATCAAATCTTCACTACGAGACTATGTGGAAATCTTATTGGCTAAATTAAATGATGTCGCACCACCACCAGCAAATAAACTGCGTAAGTATGTATACTGCGGTGGGGTAGCTCCTACTTTAGAAGTCCCTATCATGAATAGTATGCGTGAAAAAATTGGAGAAGAACGTACAGAGAAGTATCATAAGGTTCCACAAGATAGCCGCCATTTAAATTTATTTGGCTTAGAGATTCGTAGTATTGGTTACGTTCAAAAGAAGCAAGCAGCAGAGAAGAAAGCCGTTAAATCCTAACAACGTAGGTGATAGGAATGTCAGAGCGTCAAAATGCGTTTACGATTAAGACAAATCGATTGAGTGATGAAGTTTATAATCAACTAGCTACATATGCTAAATCGCGTAAGTTAGGGGATTATATTTCATCTTTAATTCTTCGTGATCTAGAAGATTCATCTACTGAAAGCAAAGCAATGGAAGACACAAAAACCTACGAAATGCTTGAACATATTAAGAGTGAATTAGCTGATTTAAAAACATTAGCAAAAACAACAGGTTTTGTAGGAAACGATTCCTTCAAAGAAGAAGAGCCTTCAGAGGTTCCCCAACTCAAAGAAGGAAAGATTGCAGATTTAGCAAATATATCTGGCTCATTAGACGATGACGACTTAGAAGAATATAACGATTTTTAAACAGGAAACCACTAGAATTGAACTGCACCCCAATTCTAGTGGTTTTTCTATAAAGTAAAATTGACTGTATTTAGATATACTTTATTGAATTAATGTACCCTTTAGTCCAATAAAATATTTGATCTAGTTGAACAATTAAATTTTCATCTATCAATTTGTGTTGAAATTTGCCAAGTAATACCGAATTTGTCTGTTAATTGGCCATATGATGGACTCCAAAAAGTTTCTTGAAGTGGCATTTCTATTTGCCCACCTTCTTGTAGTTTTTGGAATACTTCTTTTGATTTTTCTACGCTGTCTATAGTAATAGCTACCGTCACTTGTGATCCAATTTGGTATGGTTGACCTGGGAATGTATCAGAAAGCATTAAATCCGTATTACCAACTTTTAAATGTGCATTCATTACACGATCTACTGCTTCTATAGGAGTGGGGAATTCTGGATTGCTGGGCATTTCTCCGAAAGTTTGAACACCAATAACTTTTGCATCCAGTGCCTTCTCGTAAAATTTGACAGCTTCTTGCCCATTACCGTTCATAATTAAATAAGGATAAATTCCTAAAACCATGAAAAACACCTCTTTTAAAATTTTATTTAGATTTCAATAAATTATAGCTAATCAAGTTGAAGAACGTAAGTTCGATTTGGTCATAACACTTACTACGTATTTATACAACAAATTTATTATGTTATCCTGCACGGTTAGTTTGAGAAGAAAAAATTGTTTTAGAAAGATATGTAATAAAGGGTTTAATAAAAAGCGACCATGAACGTTGCTTTCTATTAACGTTCATGGGTAAGCCAGGGTTAACGCTGTACCTTGTTTATCATGAATACCATAGCAACCTTTGAGATTATATCAATCCAAAATAACTTTTAGTGTGATAATCATGAAAACAGGTTAGTTTTCTTTTCAACATTTGCAAACACATCCTTCTATCTTATAAAATAAGAGTAAGAAATAAGAAAGATAGGAAGAGAAATTCATGTCCACAAAATTAGTAAATTTACGAATTGATTTTGCTTTTAAACAATTATTTGGTACAAAAGGCAGCGAGGATATCTTAGCAGGCTTTTTAAACGCTGTTTTAGAAAAGTCTCTAGAAGCACCTATTACATCTCTTCAATTGGAAGACCCACATCTTCACAAGGCTTACGAAGATGACAAGTTATCTATTCTAGATTTATTAGCTACATTGAACAACGGAACACAAGTGAATATAGAAATCCAACTTCGTAATACGCATGATATGGTTAAACGCTCTTTATATTATTGGAGTAAATTATATACGTCCCAAATGCAAGAGGGGATGCCTTACCGCGCCTTACGAAAAACCATCACCATTAATTTGTTGGATTTTATTTTATTCTCTTCAGATGAAGAATTTCAAACGACAGGGCAGCTGTGGGACACAACAAAGCAACGTGTTTTAAGTGATGATATTGAAATTCATTTTGTGGAAATTCCAAAGCTTGTGAAACAATGGAGGCAAGAAAAGGTTAACCCGTGGGAAAATGCATTCGTTCGTTGGATATTATTGTTACCAGCTCATGAAGATGAACATTTAACTCAAACGTTGGAGGAGATTGCGATGAATCAAGATCCAATTTTACAAAAAGCGATGGATAAATGGGAAAATATGAGTCACGATTCTTCTTTCCGAAGCGCATACGAAGCGCGTGAAAAACTATTACTTGATGAGCAAGCTAAATTAGCACATGCCCGTGAAGAAGGATTAGAAGAAGGGAAAATTCGATTGATTCGCAGCATGCATGAGAATGGTATGCCTTTAGACGACATTGCAAAGTTTACTGGGTTAAATATAGAAGAAATAAAAAGAGTAATCCGATAACATAGAGGATGACAAAAGCTTTGCGAAAGATTTCGTAAAGCTTTTTTATTTTACAATTATTTAATTTTTTTTGGAGTTATTATGCACAATAGGAAAACGAATAAAACAGCTATTTTTTAAAGTGAAACTTATAATCTATAATTAATTATGAATGGTTTCTAGAACTAAGGTGCTCCTCTAAAATATAAGGGAACCTCTTTTTGTAAATAGGAAGAAAAAAGTTGACCTCCTAATAAATCATATTATGTTAATTAGAGGTGTGTAGAGCACACACTTTATATCCTCTACTAATAGTTGAAATTAGAACTATTTATGTACGAGCTTTTTCCAGAGCGAGTTTTATACCAAATCCTATTAATATAGTACCTGTTATTCCCTCAATAACCTTTTGTGTCTTAGGCTTCTTCATAAACGCACTAATCTGGTTAAGTAAATAGATATAAAATAAATACCACACGACAGTTAATACAATATAAGTTATCCCAAGTATAAGAAATGGCATAAAAGTATGTCTTTCAGGATTCACAAACTGTGGTAGAAAGGTTAAGAAAAAAACAGCTATTTTTGGATTTAGTAGATTGGTAAGGAAACCTTGTTTAAAAGAAGACTTATTCTTATACTTACTTTCGACAACCGTTTCAGTTGTTTCTTGATTTCTTAATGTCCATAATGACTTGATACCTAAATAAATTAAGTACACCGCACCAATATATTTAAAGATAGAAAATAACAGAGCTGATTTCGCAATAATTGCCGAAAGTCCTGCAATAGCAGTTAGTGTGTGAATAGATAGCGCACAACAAATCCCAAGCATTGTCTTAAACCCTCCCTGTTTGCCACCAGTAAGAGTGTTTTTTGTCATGATAGCAGTATCTGGACCAGGTAAAATAATTAGAAATATGCATGTAATCACGAACAAATAAAAGTTTTCCATCTTATTATCGCCCCTCGATTAAAATAGTTCTGTATCTACAATTCTTACATTGTATTATAGGTTAATCATTTTATTAATTGAAGATAAATCCTATAATACTTCTTCTTTGTTTTTTTAAAACTAATGGATTCTTTTTTATGAATTCAAAAAAATATTATGTTAACTAAAGGTGTATATCGTATATAGCTTAAAAACAGAAAAAAACTACTGACTTATCAGCGATCAATAGTTTTTCCTGTGAGTGCTCAATTAAATTTTATGAAAAATATTAAATTTATCCCATAGTTGTTCAAGGGACTCTAGTTTATCTTGGAAATTTTCTTCTTTTTCTTTTCCTACAGATATAATTAGTGCATTTATGAGACTAAGTGGAGCTACGAATGAATCAATAAAAGTCGGCATTTGACTAGATGCTGTTAATGGGATATCTGCATAAGGTATTAGAGGCGATAATAGATTATCTGTTATTGCAACAGTTGTTGCTTCTTTTTCTTTTGCATACGAAAAAACTTTTATTGTACTTTCCGTATATCTTGCAAAACTGATTCCAATTACTACATCATCTTCATTTAAATCATATATACGTTCTGATACATTCTCAATTGAATGAATAAGCTCGACTTGTTCTAAAAGAAATTGCAAATAGTACTGTAAAAATACACCTAAAGCTGTAGCACTTCTATTTGCCACAATATATACCCTTTTAGCTTTAAGTAGGCTCTCTACCGCATTTTTAAAAACCTCAATATCTAGTCCATCTAAAGTGGATCTAATGTTTGAAATATCGTCTAAAAAGATATCGTATACGCTTTGATCCTGATCTTTATATACTTCTTTGGATATTTTTAACCTCTCAGTTGTTGTCAACTGTCGTTGGGCAGAACTTTGCATATATTGTTGAAGTTCTGGATAACCGGAACATCCTAAAAAAGTAGCAAAACGTACAACAGTCGCAGGACTAACCCCTGTAATCTTGGCTAACTTATCCCCCGTTAAAAAAGGAACTGTATTAGGATTTTCTAAAATGTATTTAGCTATCCTCAAATTTGATTTACTCATAGTAGGCATCTGTTCTGCAATATGTTTATAAACATTCTTCATTTAATAATCTCCTTCATTCTAATCAAGTTATGTGTAATAAAAAATTATTTTCAATTATATATCCATCATTATAAACTAAAATGCCCTTCAAAAAATTGATCAGTTTTAGAATACCCCTCTAGTTTATACCTTTAAGATTTTGAAAATATCACCAATAACAATTAGTCTATTCTTTTCCGAAAACATTCACATATTACATTGAAGCATGTAATAAAAATAAGAGCTATAACAAATTATGCATGTGCATAGTCGTTATAGCTCTTAGTAAATTGATACTTTATTTAGTGATTACACGCTGAATTGCTTGGTCATGTGCTGCTACTGTACGCTGAATATCTTCTTTTGTATGAACAACAGACATAGAATAACGATTAAGAGGTTTTGTATAAACACCTAGTTTTAATAACTCATAATCAATTTTTTCGCGTAGTTTTGTATCTGCTTTATTCATATCGCGATAATTTTTGATATTACCTTCACCAAGAATAATATTAAAAATACTACCCATACCAACTGTTTGCATAGTCAACCCGTGGGATTTATATATTTCTTCTAATTGATCCCTTAACAATCGAGTATTTGCAAATAATTGGTCCATTGTACCTTTCTGCTCCAATACATTAATTGTAGCTAAACCTGCCGCAAGTATAGTTGGATGACCATTGTATGTTCCACTATGGTATAGAGGATCTTGTTTATTCTTATTCTCTGCTCCAGCTGTTAAAATATCGCGCCCATCCCTGGCAGAACTAATCATCATAATTTCTTTTTTACCACCAATAGCTCCCACAGGAAAACCTCCGCCAAGTACTTTTCCTAAAGCAGTAATATCTGGTTTAACTCCATAGACTTTTTGTGCTCCACCAAGGGAAATTCTAAAACCTGTCTTTACTTCATCAAAAATCAACACAATATTAAGTTCCTCTGTAATCTTGCGGAGACCCGTCATAAAATCTTGATCAGCTGGAATAAATCCACCTTGGATAGGTTCTAAAATTACACCTGCCAATTCATGAGCATGAGCTTTTAAGATCTTTTCTGTTGCTTCTAGATCATTAAATGGAAGAATCACAGTATTTTCAAGATAATAGTCTGGCAGTCCTCTTGATTCTCCTACTGCTTTAGGGGTTGTTGCCTCCCCTGCTTGATCTATATCAGGATTCACACTGACTAAAACTTGATCATATCCTCCATGATAGTGACCTTCAAATTTCGCAATTTTTTCTTTACCTGTATAGGCAACTGCTGTACGAATAGCTAAAAGTGTAGCTTCTAATCCAGAATTTGTATAGCGAACCATTTCAATACCAGGATACAATTCAACCAATTTTTCTGCCATCGTCGTTTCCATTTTATGTGGTGTACCGAAAATAGTTGTACCTGACTCCATCATTTGCTTCGTTACAGCCTCAAATACTTGCTGATGTCCATGACCTAAGATGAGAGCACCATAACATAGGAGATAATCAATATATTCGTTTCCATCCACATCCAAAAGCTTACTTCCTTTCCCTTTCTCCATCATTAATGGATGAGGATTAAAGTATTTAATGTTTGCTGTAACTCCTCCTGGAATTACCTCGCATGCTTTGTTAAATAAACTCGCAGACTTTTTAGTCTTTTCAGAAAGTAATGTTTCTTCTTGAATTTTCATAAAAAAATCCCCCTGTACCATCAAAAATTGAAATTATTATTTCACATATAATTATAACACGAAATAATAATTTCAATATAGGGAGAATTTCTTTATTTATAGAAAAAGAAATTAAATAACTGACCTTTTACCGATAACATCTGTTATGGTAACTACAAATGCATAGGAAGAACCAACCTGTGAGCTCTAGAGGTTGGTTTTTCTGTTCTTGTAAACGGAGTATAGTAGAATTACTTATGTGATACCTCACGGTGTCTTGGATAGTTTGCTCATAGCAAAGTACTTTCATTCAAAGAACGAGCCAATTCATAATATAGGCAGTCATTTATATAAGTTTTTTTTGCTTTGCTATACGCATAGAAATGTATCTATAGAGATGGGCAAGATTAGCTTAGATAGAAAATAGTAAGAGGATAACCTAAATAACTCCACCGATTAGGAAAAGCAGGTACTTAAGTGAATTTTTCATAGTTTATTTATTTCTTTCTAAAAAACACCTTGGAGAAAAGATGTTTTTTCTCTTTTTATGCTCTTCAATTTACAAAGAAGAGCATTACTAAATAGAAGGTATTAGATAAAGCTACTTACTTTACTCTACCTTTAGTAAACAGTATAAATCTGTGTTTATAGGAAAAAATAAACGTAATATATTGTTTGTTGATGAATGGAAACGTATTTACATCACGTAATAAAGAAAAGGTAGGAAAAAATTATGGTTCTTTCTGTTTTATTACTTGGAACTATAGGCGTAATTTCAGAGAAACATCTTTTTAAAGCAGGCAGTTCAAAGAAGGAGCGTTTAATTTTCTTGCTTTTCTTGTGCTTCTCCTTGATTCTATCCAGTTTAGATGTACTACACATACAGGTTCCTAATATTTTAAATGGCTTAACCACAGTCTTTCATTATCCAAATAAACTTTTACCTTAAAGATTCTTAGAAGGTGCAAACACATATGAAGAGTGATACATATCAAATGAATACCATTCATATTAGTTCAAAACAGTTTTTTATTATTACGATTCTATTTATCGTAGGGGATGCCGTTTTGTATGTCCCAGCGCTTATTATAAAAGAAGCAGGTCACAGTATGTGGATTGTTGGATTACTCAGCTTATGTGAAGGGATGTTACTGGCCTTTTTGTATGCTAAACTGGGAAATCAGCTTAAAACAAATAGCCTTATGGAGTTTTTAGAAAGGGTTAGTGGCAAATGGTTAGGAAAAATACTTGGGGGTTCTTTTTTATTTTATATATTTGTTGACCTTCTCTTAATGATTTATGAGATGGGATCTTTTATGGTGACGATTATTATCACGGAAACACCCATTGAGTATGTTATTATCGCTTTCCTACTAGTTGTTATTATCGGGGTTAGGTTAGGACTAGAAACCATCGTACGTTCTGCTCAAATCCTTTTTCCATGGTTTATAGGCCTGTACCTCTTGCTTATCTTTTCAAACGTATCTAACGCTACATTTGAGAATCTCCAACCCTTGTTTGAGAAAGGGACCTACCTAATCATAAAAGGGAATTTTTCAATCATATCCTATACGCTAGAAACGGTTATTCTTCTTTTTCTTTTTCCCTATGTAACAAAGAAAGAAAAGGCTACCCAAGCTTATATAGAAGGGGTTACGGCAGGCCTCTTTTTATTAATTGTTATCTCTATATTTGCATTAGCTGTTTCGGGTTTTGCTGTTTTGAAAATGCAGCTTTATCCAAGCTATATGTTAGGGCAGACTTTGCAACTTAGCTTTTTTAATCATATTGAGGTTGTTATAGCTATTATTTGGTTTATCAGTTTGTTTTTTAAAGTAGCCATTTGCTTTTTTGTATTAACTCAAGCCTTATCTGAAATATTAAAGGTCCAAGAATATAAGATTCTAACGTTTCCACTTGGTATGCTCATATTTGTTTGTTCCATTCTTTTTATTTCTAATAACACATACCTAGGTAATTTTATATCTTCTACGTGGATATCGTATTCAATTACGTATGGCGTTTTGTTTCCTTTGTGTTTGTTGATATTAAGTTGGATAAGGAGTAAATTACGCAATTAAGCTATGGTAGGTATTACTTATATACTTGTAGTGTCTTTTTATGAACAAAAAAAGAGCTTTATCGTAAAAGCTCTTTTTCATTATATTTATGGGTAAAAAAACTTATAGTTCTCTTATATTACAGAATCTATAGATTTACTCATTGTTGTATTATTTGTATTACTTTAAGCTTACTTTAATCTATGCTCATATTATTTAAGCTATTGTATTGAGAGCATTTGTGTAAGCTACAGCTTGATGTAAGCTTGCAAAAGTTTTAACATGGTCAACTTTAATTCCTAGGCCTACCATCGTTTGAGCAATTTCTGAACGTATACCACTAAGCACAACTTTTACCCCTATAAGTCCCAAACCATCTATAACTTTAAATAATTGATCTGCTACCATGGTATCAATAATAGGAACAGCAGATAAATCCATAATGAGCCAAGCTAAATGGTATTCACTACTTTTTGTTAATGCGTTTTCTATCAAGATTTGAGCTCGTTTTGTATCCAAATCACCTACTAAAGGCAGAATACCAACTGTTTCAGTCATACGAACAATCGGTACAGAGAGCTCATCAATGGCATACTGAGCATATCTAATGTTTTGCTTATAATCGTTAAGATAAGTCTTACTAATATACTGTGTAGCACAATCAATAATTGAATTAAAGTGGGAGATAATAGAGTAAAACTCTTTAATGGAAACCTCTTGCTTATCCAATTCTTCTAGTATCATATCTCCAATGATGTCCCGGTAGTAACTAATTTCTTCTAAAGCAAGGTTTAAAGGAAGGTCACGTTCTACTAGTACATTGGCCATTTTCCCCGCCCAATTTTTAATGAGAATAGCAGCCGTCTCTTTATCTGAAATAATTGATTGGGCGTAAATCGTTAATAGATCAAGGCGAAAAGGTGTTAGTTCT comes from Priestia megaterium and encodes:
- a CDS encoding LysE family translocator — protein: MENFYLFVITCIFLIILPGPDTAIMTKNTLTGGKQGGFKTMLGICCALSIHTLTAIAGLSAIIAKSALLFSIFKYIGAVYLIYLGIKSLWTLRNQETTETVVESKYKNKSSFKQGFLTNLLNPKIAVFFLTFLPQFVNPERHTFMPFLILGITYIVLTVVWYLFYIYLLNQISAFMKKPKTQKVIEGITGTILIGFGIKLALEKART
- a CDS encoding STAS domain-containing protein encodes the protein MKLLNVQRLQTVKDKIIQQKEELADRKKQDLAEFHDIHTELTPFRLDLLTIYAQSIISDKETAAILIKNWAGKMANVLVERDLPLNLALEEISYYRDIIGDMILEELDKQEVSIKEFYSIISHFNSIIDCATQYISKTYLNDYKQNIRYAQYAIDELSVPIVRMTETVGILPLVGDLDTKRAQILIENALTKSSEYHLAWLIMDLSAVPIIDTMVADQLFKVIDGLGLIGVKVVLSGIRSEIAQTMVGLGIKVDHVKTFASLHQAVAYTNALNTIA
- a CDS encoding alpha/beta-type small acid-soluble spore protein, with the protein product MANNKNNNTNELLVYGAQQAIDQMKYEIASEFGVNLGPDTTARANGSVGGEITKRLVQMAEQQLGGSNIR
- a CDS encoding Alp7A family actin-like protein; this translates as MKISRFNKDCGNSVDMNIMDGYLFDFPTNVVELQKEAADSFFTDAVTAPEEFKKRILLSTTIKGEEKERYFLVGDIAASQLLANNHINKLHNKITSHIPYITFLAAIAYYHALHAKDKKDNTIEIDYFSTMLPIWLLKKESTFGAAQKAMANRFLGDHTFTVHTPGFENTLKVVVEESACLKEGESARFALKKDLTLENREDANEYAECETVMVDIGGGSIDVVILPEGLKAANSRESFQSIEGIPYLAHIDKLRKEKFLELFTDLRAFDQFILDNYSKQKFVLKNENTGESIDLTSIIKSSLRDYVEILLAKLNDVAPPPANKLRKYVYCGGVAPTLEVPIMNSMREKIGEERTEKYHKVPQDSRHLNLFGLEIRSIGYVQKKQAAEKKAVKS
- a CDS encoding HU family DNA-binding protein, which codes for MKKAEFIEAVASKSELTKQDAKKAVDALFETISTTLAKGEKVQLVGLGTFEVRERSQRTGRNPQTGEEMTIAATKVPGFKAGKEFKEAVK
- a CDS encoding GerAB/ArcD/ProY family transporter, translated to MNTIHISSKQFFIITILFIVGDAVLYVPALIIKEAGHSMWIVGLLSLCEGMLLAFLYAKLGNQLKTNSLMEFLERVSGKWLGKILGGSFLFYIFVDLLLMIYEMGSFMVTIIITETPIEYVIIAFLLVVIIGVRLGLETIVRSAQILFPWFIGLYLLLIFSNVSNATFENLQPLFEKGTYLIIKGNFSIISYTLETVILLFLFPYVTKKEKATQAYIEGVTAGLFLLIVISIFALAVSGFAVLKMQLYPSYMLGQTLQLSFFNHIEVVIAIIWFISLFFKVAICFFVLTQALSEILKVQEYKILTFPLGMLIFVCSILFISNNTYLGNFISSTWISYSITYGVLFPLCLLILSWIRSKLRN
- a CDS encoding VOC family protein → MVLGIYPYLIMNGNGQEAVKFYEKALDAKVIGVQTFGEMPSNPEFPTPIEAVDRVMNAHLKVGNTDLMLSDTFPGQPYQIGSQVTVAITIDSVEKSKEVFQKLQEGGQIEMPLQETFWSPSYGQLTDKFGITWQISTQIDR
- a CDS encoding Rpn family recombination-promoting nuclease/putative transposase; translated protein: MSTKLVNLRIDFAFKQLFGTKGSEDILAGFLNAVLEKSLEAPITSLQLEDPHLHKAYEDDKLSILDLLATLNNGTQVNIEIQLRNTHDMVKRSLYYWSKLYTSQMQEGMPYRALRKTITINLLDFILFSSDEEFQTTGQLWDTTKQRVLSDDIEIHFVEIPKLVKQWRQEKVNPWENAFVRWILLLPAHEDEHLTQTLEEIAMNQDPILQKAMDKWENMSHDSSFRSAYEAREKLLLDEQAKLAHAREEGLEEGKIRLIRSMHENGMPLDDIAKFTGLNIEEIKRVIR
- a CDS encoding MurR/RpiR family transcriptional regulator, with amino-acid sequence MKNVYKHIAEQMPTMSKSNLRIAKYILENPNTVPFLTGDKLAKITGVSPATVVRFATFLGCSGYPELQQYMQSSAQRQLTTTERLKISKEVYKDQDQSVYDIFLDDISNIRSTLDGLDIEVFKNAVESLLKAKRVYIVANRSATALGVFLQYYLQFLLEQVELIHSIENVSERIYDLNEDDVVIGISFARYTESTIKVFSYAKEKEATTVAITDNLLSPLIPYADIPLTASSQMPTFIDSFVAPLSLINALIISVGKEKEENFQDKLESLEQLWDKFNIFHKI
- a CDS encoding aspartate aminotransferase family protein; the protein is MKIQEETLLSEKTKKSASLFNKACEVIPGGVTANIKYFNPHPLMMEKGKGSKLLDVDGNEYIDYLLCYGALILGHGHQQVFEAVTKQMMESGTTIFGTPHKMETTMAEKLVELYPGIEMVRYTNSGLEATLLAIRTAVAYTGKEKIAKFEGHYHGGYDQVLVSVNPDIDQAGEATTPKAVGESRGLPDYYLENTVILPFNDLEATEKILKAHAHELAGVILEPIQGGFIPADQDFMTGLRKITEELNIVLIFDEVKTGFRISLGGAQKVYGVKPDITALGKVLGGGFPVGAIGGKKEIMMISSARDGRDILTAGAENKNKQDPLYHSGTYNGHPTILAAGLATINVLEQKGTMDQLFANTRLLRDQLEEIYKSHGLTMQTVGMGSIFNIILGEGNIKNYRDMNKADTKLREKIDYELLKLGVYTKPLNRYSMSVVHTKEDIQRTVAAHDQAIQRVITK